Genomic window (Chlorocebus sabaeus isolate Y175 chromosome 4, mChlSab1.0.hap1, whole genome shotgun sequence):
GGCCTCGGGCCCGGGAAGCCGCAAGGCGGGGTTGAGTGCGCCCTGTGTTGCAGGTGGAGGTGCACCCGCCGCGCGTGAAGCAGCTTCTGGCCCTGTGCTGCGGCGCCTTCTCCCGGCAGCAGCTCTGCAACCTCGAGTGCATCGTGCTGCACAagctgcacttcagactgggtgcGCCCACCATTAGCTTCTTCCTGGAGCATTTCACGCAGGCTCGCGTGGAGGCGGGGCAGGCTGAGGTCTCCGAAGCTCTGGAAGCGCAAGCCCTGGCGCGGGGGGTGGCAGAGCTGAGTCTGGCCGACTATGCCTTCACCAGCTACTCCCCTTCCCTCCTGGCGATCTGCTGCCTGGCGTTGGCGGACCGCATGCTGCGGGTCCCGCGGCCCGTGGACTTGCGCCTGGGAGACCACCCGGAGGTGGCGCTGGAGGACTGCCTGGGCAAGTTGCAGCTGCTGGTGGCCATAAACAGTACTTCCTTGACTCACATGCTGCCCCTTCAGATCTGCGAGAAGTGCAGCCTGCCCCCGAGCTCGAAATAAAACAGATCCTTGGTTTCCTTTTAGTACCTGGCCCAGCTGCTGGACCTCTCCCATAGCCTCAGAAGAGTGCAGTATGGGTCCACAGAGAAGGCTTCAGGACCTGCTTGGTCAACTGCAGGTTGTAAATAGTGTACGATAGTAGCAtctggtattttatttattttgcagcgAGCACATGAGGGAGCTGAGTCTTTCCCCAATAAACAGTTGTGGTTTGTCTAAATCCTGCGAGTGTCTGTCTGCGGGGAGGGAAGGTGAATTCAGCTCGGGAATGGTGGTGGTTGGCAACGTTTGCGGgattttcccttccctctggGTTCACTCTGTAATTGGGATCTCTGTGGAAACACCAGGTCAGGCGAGGTCCTAGATACTGAATTCCAGAGATTAGTGGAGTCAGGATCACCTGATGGCTTGGGTCCTGTGACCCTCGAAGAGAACCTCTATGCTGTCCAGAGGGTTGCACTTGCTGGTGAGGCAGATGTGGGGCTGGGAAGCTTTTGGGGACCACACAGGCACACTTAGCAGAGGTGGGGGAAAGCAAGCAATATCCAGGCATGGAGAATCCCGTGTTCAACTGGAGTTATGTTGGAAACCAAGGATTTGACTGTGGTCATGGCCATTGCAGGTCAAGCCCATTTACCCTGCAATCACGTGGTCCAGCTGTTCATGCTGCTACATGTGAGCCCAAAGTAACCGGCATAATAGTCATAATGGCTATATTGAGCATTAACTATGTAGTAGGTACTGTgttcagcatttgttatttcattCTTCCAGCAACTCTGTGGAGCAGAGTCTATTATCCCATTTTTCAGAGGAGGACACTGGAGCTGGAGCACAGAGCCTAAATTAAACAACAGTGGAGTATCCAGGATCTGAGTCTAGGGTCCCACTCTTAGCCACACTGCTAAATGTCCCCCACTGACAGGTTTCCGGTAATTCTCAAAACACCCTCTTTCTGAGATAGGTGGCAGATAGTTATCTACTCAGTGCACCCCATTCACTAGGGACTGTAGAGAACACATAGAGAGAGCCAGCACAGTCTGTACCACAGTCACGTTACAGGAATTGTCTTACAGATGTGAGAAAACCGAATTGAGAAATGAGACAGGCTTGCTGGAGTTTTGACTCCACCTGTCATATTGCCTTCAGTCTCACTGTCATGAATCTGATGCAGGCACTGAATCTCAGCTTTGTCACCTCTAGCAAATTTCATATCCTCTCTGAGCTGTACAATTGATATCGAGGTTGTTGTAAGTCTAAATGAGATTGAGAAGCTTAAATGAGATTAAGTTTACTTGTTATAAGGTAGTATAGTAATTCACTAAGTGggctctatccaatttgccaggtgaccttaagcaagtcacATATCTATGCCTAtgtctcatctataaaaatgggAATATCAATAGAGCCTATTTAGTAGGGTGGAAGTATAGCTCTAATGAGATGGTTCATACTGATCGCCCAGCACAGGTCCCCCAGCACATAGAAAGCCCTTGAGAAATAAAGGCTAGTGGTAACATGCACAGTGATGGGAGGAGAGGAATTCTGCAGAAAAACTTGGAGCAAAGAAACAGCAAATATGGGAAAATAACATTTGGGTGGGGTTGAACATATGGTTGTTCATTGTActgttctttcaaattttctatatgGTTGAAAAAAGTgataatttttttggggggaaatcTGTCATGTTCCCCTGCACCTAGAATAAATCAAAATGTAtgacaaacacaaataaaaagcaaactcaAAACAAAtttagagaaacttctttgcaCCTCTCAAAGTGTGTCTTCCAGGCATTCTCAGAGCCAGGGGTGCCTTACTCTCCGTCCCTTGAATGCCTCTTCTGACATATTGCTATGCTAAACTCTCTAGGAACTTTCTCCTCCTTAGCTGTGGAAGAAAGAAGTGGTGATCGCCAAGCTATTTGTGTAAAAGCTGCTCtgtgatggtgaaaaaggaggaggaagctcATATCACCTGTTTCAAATCACAAATTATTAGGGCCCTCTGCTTGGTTGTAAGGGGTTGCGGTCTGGCTCCCAGGCAAAAGAGTGACTTTGAGGGGAGTTGTCTTCACCAATATCTGCTCCATTAATCAGCCAAGATTGCTATGAGTTACTGGTTCCAGAATCATCCAGCCTAGGAGTCACATTATCATGCTATTCCAGTTCCTGTTAAAACAGATAATGTGCAATGCCCATATTTTTGTCTACCCCAACTTAGAACTCATTGACGAATATTTGGAAAATGGGCCTATCCTGGAAATTTTGTGATGATCTGCATGTGTAGAGATCTCCCCAAAACTCAGCTAAGAGCTTCCTTACTCATTTTAAATGCTGGAAAGTGGGCGAGGATGGGGATGGAGATGGACTGGCTGGTGGTTGTGCTACTCAGGAACCAGAGGAAACAGGAGACAGGGCTAGGAACAAGTTGTGGGAAGCTGGAAATACAGCtgaaaagcctttttaaaaaatcgctAATTTACCCATACTAAGCACCAGTCACTTTACACAAATAATCTCACTCATCTTCACAGCAACTCTATTGAGGCCAGTGTAACTTTTTTTTCCGAAAGACCTAGGGCTCATGGACCTGGTTCCTCAGGCACTCTGACCCTAAAGCCAGAGCTCCTCACCATCAGCCATACCACACCAACTCTAGCTGGCTGGCCTCACCTCAATTCAGTTTCTGCACCTACTCGTGGTCAGAGGGTCTCTCAGTCTATTCCAGCTCTACCATTGGATTACCTTCCACCGCTGTTAGGGCATCTTGTTTCCTGCTAGAGGCTCTTTAACTACTACTACTAGGTATAAGGGGAAAACAAGGTGCCCAATATGGGGGGTACACAAAGATTCCAATTTCAGATAACTGTTCAAATTGGATGAATATGAGTGGTCCTGAGAAAGGTCCCTCGCCTAAGGATGCCCCTCACTGGGAGATGCCTCCGACTCAGGAAAATGTCCATTCGTTGGAGAGGTGTCGGGTTGGGAATGGCAACTACAACAGCGAAGAGACCAGCCAAACGTTGCGATGGGCCGCTGAGGCCACTAGGAGAGGCAGGAACAGGGTTTTCGGGGATTCGGGACTGTCCCCTGTGGCGTTTTCAGAAAGTGGAGGAGGGTTCGTAGCGTCACTTTTTCTTAACGGACGGTATTTTAAAGGCTGTGCTCACGCGCCACTGCCGAGAAGCGTGTGGGGCTTGGGGAATGGGGCGGGGCTTTTGGCCTCAGGCCAAAAGAGACCACGTGGAAATCAGGAGTCAGGACCCAGGATAAGGTTCAGGTTTGAGGGAAGGGGCTTCTGTAATAAGGGGGCTGTTCCGGGGCGTCCCTGCCGGTATTCTACATCCTTACTAAATCCCGAGGGGAGCGCAAAGGCCGGAGTCTAGCACTGGCGGGTGTCACTCCATGTTTATTTCGTGCGCCTTGTGGCTGgagtgggaagaaaaggaaataagaatcGTGAACTTTGCCGTTCCCGCTGTCCGTAAGCGGGAAGACAGTACCCAGGGCGAGGGAGACTGGCGCTCGCCcacccctccttctccctctcttcgCCTGGCGCGGCCGGGAGGCGGCGGCGCCAACGCTAGCCGAAACGGCGCTGGCGGGCCGGGGCCCCGCGCTGGCGGCTCCCGGGGGAAGCGCGGTTGCCAGGTTGGGTTTAACGCCTCCGCCCGCGCGCAGATTGTCCCGGGCTGAAGGCGCCACCTCTGGCGCTCAGGCGCGAGCCGCCCCTCCCGCGCGGCGGTCCTTCCCCTCCCCCGCCGTCTCTCCGCACCTCCTCCGCAGCCTCTCGGCTCCTCCTGGGCCACGCGCCTGCTCCAACCTCTGGCTGGCTTCGGAGCCTGCAGGCGCGGAAGGGAGTGCACGGTGTGGATCGCTGCCCCAGCCCGGGCCGCCGCTTCCGAGCAGTCGGCGCCGGGAGgcgggaggcaggaggcaggatgCAGGCGTGCGAAGGCGGCGCGGCCGGCCGCCGGGCCTTCGACAGCATCTGTCCCAACAGAATGCTGGCACTGCCGGGCCGGGCGCTGCTCTGCAAGCCGGGGAAGCCGGAGAGGAAGGTGGGGCGGTTGATTCGGGCCGGGCGGGGTCTGCGCGCTCCGTGCCCCGAGGGCTGACCCGCGATCACCGTTTGTGTGCCCGGCCAGTTCGCTCCTCCGCGGAAGTTCTTCCCCGGATGCACAGGCGGGAGCCCGGTGTCGGTGTACGAGGATCCTCCGGAGGCCCGGCCCACCGCGCTGCCAGGTGAGCCCCGTGGCACCCACCCTAACCCTCGGGTTCCCCGCGCCGGGAGGGTGCGGCGCGCGCGGCTCGGAGGAGCTTCTCTCCCCCGGGTTCTGACGTCCTAGCGGCGAACCTGGCGGAGAGGCTCAAGGTCCGCCCGGCGCGTGTCCCCGGGTCTCCCCGCACAGCCCTCACCACCATAGACCTGCAGGACCTCGCTGACTGCTCTTCGCTACTCGGGTCCGACGCGCCGCCTGGTGGTGACCTGGCCGCCTCGCAGGTACCTCCCCTTCTCGTGGAGCCTCCTGGTTTCACCAAGCCCAAACCCCCCTCGGGGTGGTGGTTTTAATTCCCCAAAAGCTTCACTCGGGTCGGGAGCACAGGCACATTCAGCTGGTGAGGGGAAGCATCGGGCAGGTACCTGAGCCTCCCAGATCAGAACGTCTACTTCCATCCTAGTATGTTATGAAGGCCACATATCCACTGGAGCTGATTTGACCAACTAGGTACAGTCGGGCTCACCTGGAGGCCTCCCCTCCCATTCTCCTCCCTATCTACTCATTGGAGCTGTGACAAGATTGCGCACAGCGAGACCAGGCGGGTGGGTGGGAGCAAAGTTGCCCACTGGGCACCTGTTGCATGTCCTATCAGTTCTCCCAACACCCCCTTCCTGCCCATTTTCATTCCGTGGGTATCTAAGAAGAGTGGAGGTTGATGGATAACTTCTCTATCAAAGACTGGAAAAGAGCAAGAGAATTTGCAGTTGGAAGAAGCAAGAACGACAAAGGACTCTGGAAGTAATCTTGCAGAAAATGTTCCTCTCTGCAGAGATGGTCCTTCAGCAATTGGGCACTTTTTCAAAGTCCTGTTCCGCCCTTCAAAAAGCTCTAGTCACTTGCCATGATGGGGCAAAAAGGcacttgacttttttctttccccccaaACCAGTCTTCTCACTCCCATCCCACTTCCACACTTGCTGGTGCTGATGCTTCCCAGGCAGAGAAGGGAGTCTCCCAGAATGGTCTCTGGGAGGCCAGAAGCCTGGCTCATGGGTAGGACATGAAGTGCCCAGATGGACAGGAGGTCTTAAACAGATGCAACCCCCAGGAAAAGTGCCAGTTCCAGCTTCTTGGCAATAGGTCTGGGGTCTGCAGACAGGCCCAGTACAGAACTCTTACAAAGACCTGACCACTTCCCAgaactgggagtggtggtggagcAAAACTTCTCAGCCCTCCTCCAAGAGCCTCCTAGAACCTTGGGATAAAGCCTAGAGAGACTCAGTTTAGGTGGCCGCTGAGAGCAGAGATTGTTAAGGCAAGAGTTGGGAGTGGGCATTGCACTGTAGAGGGCATTTAATTGTTCTTTTTAGATCTGGATGATCAAATAAGGAAAGATAATGCCTGAGCATGTTCCAACTGACCCAGAGGCCTAGGTCACTCCCTTACCCCAACATGTTTATTGTGCAAGTAAGAAAGCCCAAGCAGCTCTCGTTGAATGTTTGTCTAAGTATACAGATTTTAAATTTGGCATCATGCTCTTtgttagtaatttttttcttgcttttgtagTTGGAGAAATGCCAGATTTATCTAATTGGGGAGGTAGAATTcaaagtttcattttgtttattttctttttctttttttgagacaagatctcactctgtcacccaggctggagtgcagtgacatgatcatggctcactgtaacctggacctcccagcctcaggcgatcctcccacctcagcttcccaagtagccaggactacaagtgcacaccaccacagccagctagtttttggtttgtttgtttgtactttttgtacagatggggattcgccatgtcacccaagctggtcttgaactcctgtgctcaagcaatctgcctgcctcagcctcccaaagtgctgagattacaggcgtgagccactatgcccagcctcgaAGTTTCAAGGACAGAGCTCATATCAGATGGACCAAAAAATCCAGGATTTTTCCTGGGAAAGACAGAGCTGGTTCAGAGGAAAGAGGCCCCTAAGGGAGGAACACTTGGGGAGACCCCTGGGACACTCAGATCACATTTCCCCATTCCTTTCCTGCTGGGGAAGGTGGACAGAGAGCGGAAGTGCTCTAGAAATGTTTGAGGTTCAGAATGGGCCAAAACCTGGATTGGTATAACAGGTAGCATTTCCAGGGCCCCAATTCCTGAGTTGGCCTCCAGTCTTCTCATGAGACTTTTCTCAAATCCCTACTGAGGAGGAGACCTTCCAGTTCTTGAAGAATGAGCGCCTTCAACCAGGGCAGAACTCATGCTCCAGGACTTGTCTGGGGCCCTCAGTCCTTCCTCTCATCTCCTTTCCCTTATAGTCTCAGCATCCAACTAGTGGCAGAGGTGCTAGAGGCCTCCTTGCTTGACTCTTTTCTCCCAAGGGAAAACTGATACTTGTACATTTTTTGAAGTTAGGGACAGAGTAAGTTCCTTTTCCCAGAAGTATTTGAACAGTAAAGAAGGGCTTTTGGGACAACAGTATGATGAGCACAAAGGAATGAATCAACAGTGCATTCAGTATAACAAGTCTTTCTGGTAGGCTATTGGATGCATCTTCTCACACCATGGCCCTTGAGACTCCTGTCCCCTTCCCAGTGCTGTCTTCAGTGGAAGCCAGCTTtcctaaaaagagagaaaagctaAAGGAAATGAAGTATGGGGGCAGGAGGCCCCATTCCACTACTTCAGAGCTGGGCGACTGGATaactctctgagcttcagatTCTTCCTCAAAGAGGAATCAGTTCCCAGGCCCCGCCTGCTTCCCACACTGGTGTGAGAATGAACTGAGAGACTGTGTAAAAGCGTTTTTCATCAACTCTAAATGTCCATGAGTTAAGGGAACAAGAAAGCCCATGCCTCCAGCCCCTCACGCACCCTTTCCCCTCACGCACCCAGACACCCTGCAGGAGGCCAGGAGAATACAGTTAAAGATGTTGGAGGTGCACCGGCTGTATGAGAAAAGTGTACTGCCAACTTTTTGGGAACTGAAAAGAGCAATGGAGGCCACACTGGCTGTGTGCGTAACAAAAGCATTTCCCATATGCCCCTGGCCCCTCGAATCACAGCTTACCTCCCGCTCGGTTGCAGGGGCGGGGCGGTTAGCTGAGGCCAAACCTTGGCGGGAAACGCGGCTTCAAATTACTGCTCTGGAGGCCTCTACAAGCTGTCGGGTCTTGGGTGGAAAGATCCTGTGTTCAAGACGTGCTCTCTGCTCCTACAGCGGCGGCTCGGTGGCCGGTCGCTGTTGAGTGGGAGTTGAAATTTCGCGGGCGCATGGGGGACCGCCGGGCCTCACGGAGGCAGCTGCTTAGCTGGTTGGAGGGTGGCGGGCTACTCAGCTGCCCGGAGCCGGTGCTGGGCCGCCGCACCGCGCGCGGAAGGACCCATGCCCGCCACACAGTCGCTCTGCAGGAGCCACGAACTGCTGCCCCCTTCCCCGAGTCAGTGTCGCGCTCCTTGCGTACCTCTCCCCACCGTGGAGGTGCAAGCCTGCTGGGTTCCCTGTCTCGGATGGGGCTTGAATTTTCGGGTACCAGACTGGGCTGCCGACAGGAGTGCGCGCAGACCGCCGCCGAGCCCGGGAGGAGGTCTGTCGGTCTAGAAAGGGTTCCAGACCCGCcacaaaaagtgttttatttggtggggatttaggggtacaagtgcagttgtgTTACATACATATATTGCATAGTGACTGCCAGATTTTTAATAGGGACgccaatatttattgaaggctttCTAACGCCAGACTCGTTAACTAGTGTACACGTCTTGTTTATTTCAGAACCATTCCCTCCAAACGGAAGTGGACTTCGATCTGCAGGATTTCAGAGACACGGTGGATGATCTCATTGCAGGCAAGTGCAGTCTCCTGGCAGTTAAGTAACAGCAGGGGTGTCCCCCAGTCCCAAATCAGACTAGTTCACATTTCGTGGTCGCCAAGGTGGTAAACCCAGCCAACTGTCGGCGACTCTCCAGCAACTCATCAAAAAGTCAGGCTTTTCCATATTTAGGACATTTCTCTCCCCCAGTTGAGAAGTTGAACCGCTGGATCTACATAGCGCTTTATCTGGGATCGGTGTGAGTTCTGGGAGAGGGAGCCCTATCCTGTAGTGTGGCAGTGGAGGTTGAGTGACGAGTGTGCAGGGGATCAAAGGCCTGTGTGTGCAGGCCCAGGGAAGTTTTCTTGATTGAATTCAGGTAAACTTAACAGGCATATGTTGGATACCTACTGTGTATGTACAGGCTATCAGGAAGGGCCTTGTAATCAGGCGTTTAGGAGTAAGGGGtacttaatttaattaaaaaaaaaaaatctctacataAACCCTACACCCAGAGTGGTATTTTGCTCCTGTAACTAGCTGGgcatgagtttgaggctgcaaatCCAGCTCCTGCTCTTTTCCAGACTCATCCTCTATGATGTCGCCTACCCTGGCCAGCAGAGACTTCCCCTTCTCTCCTTGCGACATATCGCCATTCCGGCCCTGCCTCTCCCCGCCACTGGACCCACGGGCTCTGCAGTCACCACCGCTGCGCCCTCCAGACGTGCCCCCGCCTGAGCAGTACTGGAAGGAGGTGGCGGACCAGAACCAGAGAGCGCTGGGAGATGCGCTGGTTGAAAATAATCAAGTAGGGACACTGCCCTGGCGACCAGGAATCCTGCGGCAGGGACAGGATATAGAGGGTGGAAGTGGGGTTTGCAAGGGCAAGGATGAGGCCCTGTGAGTCGGAACCAGTGGACTGACTGGTGGTTCACGTAGCTGCCATTGCTCCGGTGGCTCCACCTGTTTCCAAATTCACTAAGTGGGAATAATTCTACCCCACtcgatttttattttattttaaattaatatttatttattcatttatttttgagacagagtctcactcggtcacccaagctggagctcagtggctcaatcttagctcattacaacctccgcctcccagggtcaagcgattctcgtgcctcagcctcccaa
Coding sequences:
- the MCIDAS gene encoding multicilin, translating into MQACEGGAAGRRAFDSICPNRMLALPGRALLCKPGKPERKFAPPRKFFPGCTGGSPVSVYEDPPEARPTALPALTTIDLQDLADCSSLLGSDAPPGGDLAASQNHSLQTEVDFDLQDFRDTVDDLIADSSSMMSPTLASRDFPFSPCDISPFRPCLSPPLDPRALQSPPLRPPDVPPPEQYWKEVADQNQRALGDALVENNQLHVTLTQKQEEIASLKERNVQLKELASRTRHLASVLDKLMITQSRDCGAAAEPFLLKAKAKRSLEELVSAAGQDCAEVDAILREISERCDEALQSRDHKRPRLQPEPANTDTRPGNLHGTFRGLHTDCSTRALNLSHSELEEGGSFSTPIRSHSTIRTLAFPQGNAFTIRTANGGYKFRWVPS